The stretch of DNA CGCGGCCCGCCGCTGAACCGGGGCGTTAGCCTCATTGCGGAAATGTAATCGCCATCTGAACCTTATCTGGAGCTTCCCTTGACAACCTCAGATGACAGAACGCTTCGCCTTATTGTTCCACAATGGCAAGCTGGCAATATCTATACATTTCGTCCTCAACGTCCTCGACCCGTCGAGCCAATGGGGATCGAGAATCGCTTCAGCCATTTGGCGATGTTGATCTAATCCGGCTATTGCCGCTGCCCAACCGTTTCCACCGCGGGGCGCGCCTTGACATGGCTCGCCAAAAACTGCTGCACCGACTCCGCGCTTTGCCCACCAATCAGCCGATCGCGCTTCCAGCCGTCGTCGGTTTTGGTGTAAATCACCAATTGCGGAATGAGGCCCCCTTCCATCATCGCCCGGCCAATGCGGGCTTGGTGATCGATGTTTACGATCGCAAACGCCACGTCGTTCAGTTTGCCGTCTTGGGCGAGTTGCGGCATGGTGCCGGTTTTCATCGACTGACAGGCCGGGCACCAATCCGCGCCGATCAACACCACCAGCGGCTTGCCCGTTTCCTGCATCGTCTTATAGGCCGCCGCATAGCTATCGGCCCCGTTGGCATTGACGGCAACGAGGGAAACGCACGCCAATGCCGCAACGTAGAATTTATTCATCGAGAAGCTCCATCATTGTGAGTGCCGCGAGCCGAGCGGCACGCAGTCCATGCTCGAGTTTTCGCCGCCGCTTCCACTCGGCTCCCGGAATCGGCAACTTGGAAGGCGTCAGTGTAAATAGGAAAGATGCGTGTGCAAGGGTGCTAGGGAAAATTTTGCCGATGGCGTAGAATTTAATGACAGAAATTTCAGCAGCGAATGCGATTCGTCTCCGTAATGCACGCGATTTCGTCAAACTGCGTCGACCAGGCAAGATCGTGGATGCAATTTTGTTGAGATTCACCGAAAAACATGGTAAGGTACATCGCTTGCCGTCGTGCGGACAGCGTCCGCTGAAAGCCGAGCCGCGACTGTTTGGGAGCGTTTCGCCCCTGCTTTATCACGAGCGCGGCTCGGGACAGCGTGTTTCCGCTGCCGATGTTCGAAACATGAAATCCTTTACCCTTCTGTCGCTGCTCGCCGCCGGTTTCTTGCTGGCAGTTGCCCAGTGCGCTTGCGCACAATTTGGCAACCAAATTGGCATGACAAAGGATTACGGCAACATGAGCGGCCTGAGCAGCGGATCATTAAGTCCCGGCCTGGGGCAATCGTCCAATTACGGCATGTTCGGCTCGCGCACGCTGGGCGGAGGTTTCAATCCCGCGCAAAGTTCGTTCGGCGGCGGAGGCGCTGGAGCGCTCGGCGGCGGCATGCCCGCCGGTCTCGGTTTACAGAACCAGCAGGCTGCCGGATCGATCACCGGCAATGAGCGCTTTCTGCGGCAGAATCAACGTCCGGGGCAGTTTGTGGGCAACGATTCCGCGCAGGCGCAGTCATTCGTTGGAGCGATGTCGCAATTGATGGGCAACCGCAACGGTTTTGGCAACCAAAACAATTTCGGGCAGGGGCAAAATCGCAATCGGCAGAATCAAAATCGCAACGGCCGCAATCGGCAAGAGCGCTCCCCCATTCAACGTGTCTACGTCGCCGATTTCGGATCGGCTGGCCCCGTTTCGCCGGCCATCGCCAGTCGCCTTTCCAAACAA from Pirellulales bacterium encodes:
- a CDS encoding BON domain-containing protein, with protein sequence MDAILLRFTEKHGKVHRLPSCGQRPLKAEPRLFGSVSPLLYHERGSGQRVSAADVRNMKSFTLLSLLAAGFLLAVAQCACAQFGNQIGMTKDYGNMSGLSSGSLSPGLGQSSNYGMFGSRTLGGGFNPAQSSFGGGGAGALGGGMPAGLGLQNQQAAGSITGNERFLRQNQRPGQFVGNDSAQAQSFVGAMSQLMGNRNGFGNQNNFGQGQNRNRQNQNRNGRNRQERSPIQRVYVADFGSAGPVSPAIASRLSKQLSESHKLTGGPIQAALQGQTVILQGVVASNHERDLAAQMAMLEPGVAKVQNDLQVLPPPTETDLPAPDLPAPVLPSSANSRLPR
- a CDS encoding thioredoxin family protein, with protein sequence MNKFYVAALACVSLVAVNANGADSYAAAYKTMQETGKPLVVLIGADWCPACQSMKTGTMPQLAQDGKLNDVAFAIVNIDHQARIGRAMMEGGLIPQLVIYTKTDDGWKRDRLIGGQSAESVQQFLASHVKARPAVETVGQRQ